One window of the Strix uralensis isolate ZFMK-TIS-50842 chromosome 3, bStrUra1, whole genome shotgun sequence genome contains the following:
- the MPC1 gene encoding mitochondrial pyruvate carrier 1, giving the protein MAGALGRKAVDYVRSKEFRDYLMSTHFWGPVANWGLPVAAINDMKKSPEIISGRMTFALCCYSLTFMRFAYKVQPRNWLLFACHLTNEVAQLIQGGRLIKYRLEKKN; this is encoded by the exons ATGGCGGGGGCGCTGGGCCGCAAGGCCGTGGACTATGTGCGCAGCAAGGAGTTCAGGGACTACCTGATGAG TACG CACTTTTGGGGGCCAGTTGCCAACTGGGGACTTCCTGTTGCTGCTATTAATGACATGAAGAAATCTCCAGAAATAATCAGTGGCCGAATGACATTTG CACTGTGTTGTTACTCCTTAACTTTCATGAGATTTGCCTACAAAGTGCAGCCAAGGAACTGGCTTCTTTTCGCATGCCACTTGACTAATGAAGTTGCACAACTTATTCAAGGAGGACGACTGATCAAATACAG GCTGGAGAAAAAGAACTAA